In Candidatus Thermoplasmatota archaeon, the following proteins share a genomic window:
- a CDS encoding PKD domain-containing protein: protein MKKKAILKVCTFAIVITLFLPGFSMGANGSEGDMTANGVAVDSQDNIIVTGEVYDYSKDKWIIRTEKYDGSDGHLIWSKDFDKYNFNIGKDVAVDSNDNIIVAGSVNETAIVGFNYCLIKYSKDGTYLWHQTYHRKFYDTPWRVVIDNANNIFVTGLSLKIDLSVGISSDYWTIKCASNGNKLKEKVFDESDTDLAFGIALDGNNNIIVTGSSNYNGQLVYCTLKYDNNLNKIWGLVYYGSGNENNSASGVAVDSHNNVIVTGGSEEELNKDYLTVKYDSSGNKQKDHKYDIAGTDDALGIAVDSKDNIIVTGTSTDAYGSHFCTVKYGNNLNDLWIKKEDFTGGAKDVAIDSNNNIIVTGYNEGDRSHYYTIKYSPGGEILWEGGGGEGPAQPPVADFTFTPANPTRADFVHFNDKSTGSVTSWQWDFGDGHTSNDRNPLHKYAATGTFDVTLTVSGPAGTDTKIGHITVSNAKPVADFTYSPLNPIDGQTVSFDASSSYDPDGSIASWSWDFGDGNASDGQSTTHQYTTNKTYTVTLTVTDNDGMTTSTKKFVTVNSEGDNIPPVPALEYSPLQPQPGEIVSFNASESYDPDGSIDIYKWDWGDGTYDEKTIPTVTHTWYEEGEYLVTLQVEDNGSAINTYSFNMKIGGGNPELIISLGVSNIAPFNENSERTIPIKIYCYNFSANNVTISILENANLTIIPITPNINLKNGEEKDFLIRIKVPKLSENLTVGTKTIRIQATGDNGIKSNIEDVDIIIHRSGGGTPGFAALLTIGAIFIALLFMRKIR, encoded by the coding sequence AAGCGATACTAAAAGTGTGTACTTTTGCCATTGTGATAACGCTCTTTCTCCCTGGCTTTTCTATGGGAGCAAATGGATCAGAAGGAGACATGACAGCCAATGGCGTTGCGGTGGATAGTCAGGATAACATCATTGTCACTGGGGAGGTATATGACTATTCAAAAGACAAATGGATCATAAGAACGGAAAAATATGATGGAAGCGACGGGCATTTAATATGGAGTAAAGATTTCGATAAATATAATTTCAATATCGGTAAGGATGTTGCAGTTGATTCTAACGATAACATAATTGTCGCAGGCTCGGTAAATGAAACAGCAATAGTGGGATTTAATTACTGTTTGATAAAGTACAGCAAGGACGGCACTTATCTATGGCATCAAACATATCACAGAAAGTTTTATGATACGCCGTGGAGAGTTGTAATCGACAACGCCAACAACATATTTGTTACAGGCCTGTCTCTTAAAATAGATCTTTCTGTTGGTATTTCCAGCGATTACTGGACAATAAAATGTGCTTCAAACGGAAATAAATTGAAGGAAAAAGTTTTTGATGAAAGTGACACTGACCTGGCTTTTGGTATTGCTCTTGACGGCAACAACAACATTATTGTAACGGGTTCGTCAAATTACAATGGTCAGCTGGTGTACTGCACATTAAAATATGACAATAATTTGAATAAAATATGGGGTCTAGTATATTACGGCAGTGGAAATGAGAATAACAGCGCTTCTGGAGTTGCAGTAGATTCACACAACAATGTAATCGTAACCGGCGGCTCTGAAGAGGAATTAAATAAGGATTATTTGACAGTAAAATATGACAGCAGTGGAAATAAACAGAAAGATCATAAATATGATATTGCAGGAACTGATGATGCCCTCGGCATAGCGGTGGACAGCAAAGACAACATCATCGTAACGGGAACTTCAACTGATGCATATGGCAGCCATTTCTGCACGGTAAAATATGGTAATAATCTCAATGATTTGTGGATTAAAAAAGAAGATTTTACCGGCGGTGCCAAGGACGTTGCAATTGATTCCAATAACAACATAATTGTTACAGGCTATAATGAAGGCGACCGTAGCCATTATTATACGATAAAGTATTCTCCTGGCGGGGAGATATTGTGGGAAGGAGGCGGAGGGGAGGGGCCCGCACAGCCGCCGGTCGCAGATTTTACGTTCACCCCGGCAAACCCGACAAGGGCTGACTTTGTCCATTTCAATGATAAATCCACTGGTAGCGTAACGTCGTGGCAATGGGATTTTGGGGATGGACATACGTCAAATGATAGAAATCCATTGCATAAGTATGCAGCTACTGGAACGTTTGATGTTACATTGACTGTCAGTGGCCCGGCAGGTACGGATACAAAAATCGGGCATATTACCGTATCAAATGCGAAACCTGTTGCAGATTTCACTTACAGTCCTCTAAATCCAATTGACGGGCAGACAGTATCTTTTGATGCCTCCTCTTCGTACGACCCCGACGGAAGCATTGCATCATGGTCATGGGATTTCGGAGACGGAAATGCAAGCGATGGGCAGAGCACAACACATCAATATACAACAAATAAAACATATACCGTTACGTTGACTGTTACTGACAACGATGGAATGACTACATCTACAAAAAAATTTGTAACAGTAAATAGTGAGGGAGATAACATACCTCCAGTTCCTGCTCTTGAATATTCTCCTCTCCAACCTCAGCCGGGAGAAATCGTTAGCTTTAACGCTAGCGAAAGTTATGACCCAGATGGGAGCATAGACATATATAAATGGGACTGGGGAGACGGAACATATGATGAAAAGACAATACCCACAGTGACACACACATGGTATGAAGAGGGAGAATATCTGGTCACGTTACAGGTGGAAGACAATGGTAGTGCTATTAATACTTATAGCTTTAACATGAAAATAGGAGGAGGGAATCCAGAATTAATAATTTCACTTGGTGTCTCCAATATAGCTCCGTTTAATGAGAATTCAGAGAGAACTATCCCAATAAAAATTTATTGCTATAATTTCTCTGCGAACAATGTCACTATTTCCATTTTGGAAAATGCTAATCTTACCATAATACCCATTACACCTAACATAAATTTAAAGAATGGAGAAGAAAAAGATTTCCTTATAAGAATTAAAGTACCGAAATTAAGTGAGAATTTGACTGTCGGTACCAAAACCATAAGAATTCAGGCGACAGGTGATAACGGGATTAAAAGCAACATCGAAGACGTGGACATAATAATTCATAGATCTGGAGGAGGCACACCGGGATTTGCAGCACTTTTAACAATCGGAGCGATTTTTATTGCTCTTCTGTTCATGAGAAAAATAAGATAA